In Humulus lupulus chromosome 6, drHumLupu1.1, whole genome shotgun sequence, a single genomic region encodes these proteins:
- the LOC133785384 gene encoding uncharacterized protein LOC133785384 codes for MGKAVPSPILQTHYTNIITSGGTEKVIAGKVIDQKTTSGVKIDVEDIAEEVNFWQSSLVCYVLGANPPIRILEGFVRRLWKDQVDKVGILSSGIFIIHFLTMEVRDGILEGGYLFFGNKPLIMKAWNPVDDITKEDIDSVPTWVQLGGLDIKYWGDRSLFKIVGQIGKPIQVDSITKNRDRLAYSRILIEVTMTQEFPSRISFLNEFDQEVDIFVKYEWKPTVCMNYSGLGHEAQVCRKSKTVKQEWVPKQKVSSPTVSKVNVDPDGFQTVTKGIKIQESTAIPTSVKNKFCLLEGDPEMEL; via the coding sequence ATGGGTAAGGCTGTACCATCTCCGATTCTACAGACTCACTATACTAATATCATTACTAGTGGAGGCACAGAGAAGGTTATCGCAGGGAAGGTTATCGATCAGAAGACGACCTCTGGAGTCAAAATTGATGTCGAGGATATTGCTGAGGAGGTGAATTTTTGGCAATCCTCTTTAGTTTGCTATGTGCTGGGTGCGAACCCACCAATCCGAATTCTGGAAGGCTTTGTGAGGAGATTATGGAAGGACCAGGTTGATAAGGTAGGCATTCTCTCATCTGGTATCTTCATCATTCATTTTTTAACAATGGAAGTAAGAGATGGAATCTTGGAGGGAGGATATCTGTTCTTTGGGAATAAACCTCTCATAATGAAGGCCTGGAATCCGGTTGATGATATTACCAAGGAAGACATTGATTCTGTTCCAACTTGGGTACAGTTGGGAGGATTGGATATTAAATACTGGGGTGATAGGTCTCTGTTCAAGATAGTGGGACAGATTGGGAAGCCAATTCAAGTGGATTCCATTACTAAAAATAGAGATAGATTAGCTTATTCCAGAATTCTCATTGAAGTGACCATGACACAGGAATTTCCATCTCGAATCAGCTTCCTGAATGAATTTGATCAAGAAGTAGATATCTTCGTGAAATATGAATGGAAGCCCACTGTATGTATGAATTATTCTGGTTTAGGACATGAGGCTCAAGTTTGCAGGAAGAGTAAGACTGTGAAGCAAGAATGGGTCCCTAAACAGAAGGTTTCATCACCAACTGTAAGCAAAGTTAATGTAGATCCTGATGGTTTTCAAACAGTTACTAAGGGAATCAAGATACAGGAATCTACTGCCATTCCAACGAGTGTGAAGAACAAATTTTGTCTGCTTGAGGGAGACCCTGAAATGGAGCTTTAA